Proteins co-encoded in one Nitrospiria bacterium genomic window:
- the glmU gene encoding bifunctional UDP-N-acetylglucosamine diphosphorylase/glucosamine-1-phosphate N-acetyltransferase GlmU: MNRLGVLILAAGLGKRMRSKKAKVLHPLCGKPVILYLVDRSLSLKPDVTIAVVGHQGKEVQALVKNRGIKIVRQEKQLGTGHAALQAQTILKRFQGDLLILNGDTPLLTQATLQQFLLHHRETGSTLSLLTAVLKNPTGYGRILRNSPGDVLRVVEQKDATSQVQKIQEVNGGIYLVDPGFLFKALKNLKKDNAQKEYYLTDIVEEAVRNKKKVTAWVVPEAAEILGVNSRKDFSVAETMMRRQILENLMDRGVTVIDPATTYVDEEVLVGQDSVLYPSTFLEGRTQIGEGCVIGPWVHIIDSCLGNGVLVRNGCVVKESILEDTVSVGPFTHLRAGTVLKKEVRIGNFVEIKKSELGKGSKANHLSYIGDAEIGKGVNIGAGTITCNYDGNKKSKTVIGDGVFVGSDTQLVAPVKVGRKAMIAAGSTITRDVPPGALAINRVQQENKTGWVKKRNLRAKKPTQKRKS, from the coding sequence GGTTGGGCAAAAGGATGCGATCTAAAAAAGCGAAGGTTCTACACCCCTTGTGCGGAAAGCCGGTTATCCTTTATTTGGTGGATCGGTCCCTCTCCTTAAAACCCGATGTCACCATTGCCGTTGTGGGTCATCAAGGCAAGGAAGTTCAAGCCCTGGTAAAAAACAGAGGGATTAAGATTGTCCGACAGGAAAAACAGCTGGGAACTGGACATGCGGCCCTGCAAGCACAAACAATATTAAAACGTTTCCAGGGGGATCTCTTGATCCTTAACGGGGATACCCCTCTTTTAACCCAAGCCACTCTTCAACAGTTTTTGTTACACCATCGGGAGACCGGTTCGACCTTGTCGTTATTAACGGCAGTTTTGAAAAATCCCACAGGATATGGAAGAATTTTACGGAACTCTCCGGGTGATGTGTTACGGGTGGTAGAGCAAAAAGATGCCACCTCTCAGGTGCAAAAAATTCAAGAAGTCAATGGGGGAATTTATCTGGTCGATCCGGGTTTTCTTTTTAAGGCGTTAAAAAATTTAAAAAAAGACAATGCCCAGAAAGAATACTATTTAACGGACATTGTAGAAGAAGCCGTGAGAAATAAAAAAAAGGTTACCGCTTGGGTGGTTCCTGAAGCGGCCGAAATCCTCGGGGTTAATAGTCGGAAAGACTTTTCCGTTGCAGAGACCATGATGCGACGCCAAATTTTGGAAAACCTAATGGATCGGGGTGTAACCGTTATAGATCCCGCCACCACCTATGTGGATGAGGAGGTTTTGGTTGGGCAGGATAGTGTGCTTTATCCCTCCACTTTTCTTGAGGGGAGGACGCAAATTGGGGAAGGATGTGTCATTGGACCGTGGGTCCATATTATTGATAGCTGTTTGGGAAATGGTGTTTTGGTTCGAAATGGTTGTGTGGTGAAGGAATCAATACTGGAGGACACGGTTTCCGTGGGTCCCTTTACTCATTTACGGGCCGGGACAGTCCTCAAAAAAGAGGTCCGGATTGGAAATTTTGTAGAAATAAAAAAAAGTGAATTAGGAAAAGGTTCCAAAGCCAATCACCTGAGCTATATTGGGGATGCCGAAATCGGAAAAGGGGTGAATATCGGGGCGGGAACCATCACCTGCAATTATGACGGGAACAAAAAATCAAAAACCGTGATTGGGGACGGCGTTTTTGTCGGGAGTGATACCCAGTTGGTTGCCCCGGTGAAGGTCGGGCGAAAGGCCATGATCGCTGCGGGATCTACCATCACACGGGATGTTCCACCGGGGGCTTTGGCCATCAATCGTGTTCAACAGGAGAATAAAACCGGCTGGGTGAAAAAAAGAAATTTGCGGGCAAAGAAACCGACCCAGAAAAGGAAATCTTAA
- the glmS gene encoding glutamine--fructose-6-phosphate transaminase (isomerizing) — translation MCGIIGYVGHRNAVPLLVEGLKRLEYRGYDSAGIAFLQEGKVEVRRCVGKLVNLEKAIQDQSFEGSIGIGHTRWATHGKPSEENAHPHRVGGLVVVHNGIIENFLVLKRELLAEGKQFSSDTDTEVIVHLIDRALQKVDSLEAAVQIALGQIRGAYALLVLSESHPNHLIAARNGCPLVVGIGKGEFFAASDIPAILNHTRKVLYLHDGEFASLSPSGVVLKTLDGKIIERGIDEVTWNPVMAEKGGYRHFMLKEIHEQPRAMMDTIRGRVNLEKEFVELEEMGFSIEKLKKLKRVTLVACGTSWHAALVGKFLIEKLGKLPVEVDIGSEFRYRDPLVGSGDVLVAISQSGETADTLAAMREASKKGAHVISICNVVGSTIARESQGVIYTHAGPEIGVASTKAFTSQLMALYLLALYLGRVRGTLGRDEEKMLIKALVHAPQWVEEVLQKEEKVQDIARRFFQFRDFLYLGRGVNYPVALEGALKLKEISYIHAEGYPAGEMKHGPIALIDENMPVVFISPQDSVYEKVLNSVMEVKARGGIVIAIVEEGDNEVSQKADEVLVVPKVHPFLSPLVMVIPLQLLAYHIAVLRGSDVDQPRNLAKSVTVE, via the coding sequence ATGTGCGGCATTATAGGGTATGTAGGGCATCGAAATGCGGTTCCCCTTTTGGTTGAAGGGTTGAAGCGATTGGAATATCGAGGTTATGATTCCGCCGGAATTGCCTTTTTACAGGAGGGAAAAGTTGAGGTCAGGCGCTGTGTAGGAAAACTGGTGAATTTGGAGAAGGCCATTCAGGATCAATCTTTTGAAGGATCCATTGGAATTGGCCACACCCGCTGGGCGACCCATGGGAAACCCTCAGAGGAGAATGCCCACCCCCATCGGGTGGGGGGATTGGTGGTGGTTCATAATGGAATCATTGAAAATTTTTTAGTGCTGAAACGTGAGCTCCTTGCGGAAGGAAAACAGTTTTCCTCCGATACCGATACGGAGGTGATCGTTCACCTCATTGATCGTGCCCTTCAGAAGGTAGATTCCCTGGAGGCTGCTGTTCAGATAGCGTTGGGACAGATTCGGGGTGCTTATGCCTTATTGGTCCTTTCGGAGTCCCACCCTAATCACCTGATTGCGGCACGAAATGGATGTCCTTTGGTGGTGGGTATCGGAAAAGGGGAGTTTTTTGCCGCCTCTGATATTCCTGCCATTCTCAATCACACCCGAAAGGTTTTGTACCTACACGATGGGGAATTTGCTTCTCTTTCCCCCTCCGGGGTGGTTTTAAAAACCCTAGATGGAAAGATCATTGAAAGGGGAATCGATGAGGTAACCTGGAACCCGGTTATGGCGGAAAAAGGAGGATATCGCCATTTTATGCTCAAAGAAATCCACGAACAACCCCGGGCCATGATGGACACCATACGGGGAAGGGTAAACCTTGAAAAAGAGTTTGTAGAGTTGGAAGAGATGGGGTTTTCAATTGAGAAATTAAAAAAACTCAAACGGGTCACCCTAGTGGCCTGTGGAACCTCATGGCATGCCGCTTTAGTGGGAAAATTCCTAATTGAAAAACTAGGGAAACTTCCTGTTGAAGTGGATATCGGTTCCGAATTTCGCTACCGTGATCCATTGGTCGGTTCGGGTGACGTTTTGGTGGCCATCTCGCAATCGGGTGAGACAGCCGATACATTGGCAGCAATGCGGGAAGCCAGTAAAAAAGGAGCCCATGTGATTTCCATCTGTAACGTGGTGGGAAGTACCATTGCCCGGGAGTCACAGGGTGTTATTTATACCCATGCCGGCCCGGAAATTGGAGTGGCCTCCACCAAGGCCTTTACCTCCCAGTTGATGGCACTTTATCTTTTGGCCCTCTATTTGGGAAGGGTTAGGGGAACTTTGGGTCGGGATGAAGAAAAAATGTTGATCAAGGCGTTGGTCCACGCCCCCCAATGGGTGGAAGAGGTTCTTCAGAAAGAGGAGAAGGTCCAAGATATCGCCCGGCGTTTTTTCCAGTTTCGGGACTTTTTATATTTGGGACGGGGTGTCAACTATCCCGTTGCACTGGAAGGGGCGCTCAAACTGAAGGAGATTTCCTATATTCACGCGGAGGGCTATCCTGCCGGTGAAATGAAGCACGGGCCTATTGCCCTGATCGATGAAAACATGCCGGTGGTGTTTATTTCCCCCCAGGATTCGGTATATGAAAAAGTTTTAAATAGCGTGATGGAGGTCAAGGCGAGAGGGGGGATTGTGATCGCCATTGTAGAAGAGGGTGATAATGAGGTAAGCCAGAAAGCGGATGAGGTATTGGTGGTTCCAAAGGTGCATCCCTTTTTGTCTCCACTGGTAATGGTCATTCCCCTTCAGCTATTGGCCTATCACATTGCCGTGTTGAGAGGCAGTGATGTGGATCAACCCAGAAATTTGGCTAAAAGTGTGACGGTGGAATAA